One window of the Peptacetobacter hiranonis genome contains the following:
- a CDS encoding sortase B protein-sorting domain-containing protein, which translates to MYAILFNISFLFFIKKSLFFY; encoded by the coding sequence ATTTATGCCATACTATTTAACATTTCTTTTTTATTTTTTATCAAAAAATCTTTGTTTTTTTATTAA
- a CDS encoding BglG family transcription antiterminator, which produces MSCFYEENRLARILNIMEQKQSVTVDYLSEKMDVSPKTIKNDIKEINNSLEGHAIIENKRNSYVFYIFDTDGYEQVKNKVYAHDDFMNSPNSRIVFIMQKLMNTDCPYLTDELAYDMNIGRSTVNGDLKRLRKILEEYEIEILGKTNTGISLNGDELEIRFFILENMYDGIYKDYPLDSDLIDAIKQIALEYELDSVAVEYFIKFFTVMIDRFLNGNPLSKLDKKYEELKESIAYIFAREIANNISKVLMTDLPEEEILFISIPIAGMRTPTNIKTIEKLQVKKTTEDLILKIKDKIKQEMNINIQSEQIMHEFMYHIQFMINRMKYGFKIRGIDCEEIKSSNSVAYTVAEVAASVIQNEENIEISNEEIALMSVYFGILIDKSNLEKNKIYNIAIICGTGRISARVVESNLKKIIKNETVMDLYSDSNIDSEILDKYDLVVSTVKLDIDTKSEIIYIKDVLDRSELKRKIDLLKYSDNKEISFIKGMDSIMLGILDENRFFVLDKNYSYSENVNMMIDILENEGHLDAGFKERIRKREEKSSMIFEDTVAFPHTINYASKNIELALGVVPENMSDKKEKDIKLVFLLGLPEDDGDDTVLVKIYDEIIKIASDKELVEEISKIENYKDLLMYFVKSSDLFG; this is translated from the coding sequence ATGAGTTGTTTTTATGAAGAAAATAGACTTGCCAGAATATTAAATATTATGGAACAGAAACAATCTGTCACAGTTGATTATCTTTCAGAAAAAATGGATGTAAGTCCTAAAACCATAAAGAATGATATAAAGGAAATAAATAATAGTTTGGAAGGACATGCTATTATTGAAAATAAAAGAAATTCGTATGTATTCTATATATTCGATACAGATGGGTATGAACAGGTGAAAAATAAGGTGTACGCTCATGATGACTTCATGAATTCACCTAATTCAAGGATAGTATTCATAATGCAAAAGCTTATGAATACTGACTGTCCATATCTTACAGATGAACTTGCCTACGATATGAATATAGGTAGAAGTACTGTAAATGGAGATTTAAAAAGATTAAGAAAAATTCTTGAAGAATACGAAATAGAAATTCTAGGAAAGACAAATACCGGAATAAGTCTAAATGGGGATGAGCTAGAGATTAGGTTCTTTATACTTGAAAATATGTACGATGGTATATATAAAGATTATCCATTAGATTCAGATTTGATAGATGCTATAAAACAGATAGCTTTAGAGTATGAATTAGATTCAGTTGCTGTTGAGTATTTTATAAAGTTTTTTACTGTAATGATAGATAGATTTTTAAATGGAAATCCATTATCTAAATTAGATAAAAAATATGAGGAATTAAAAGAAAGTATTGCATATATCTTTGCAAGAGAGATAGCAAATAATATATCAAAAGTTCTTATGACAGATTTACCTGAGGAAGAAATATTATTTATATCGATTCCAATAGCTGGAATGAGAACTCCAACAAATATTAAAACTATTGAAAAGCTGCAAGTTAAGAAAACTACAGAGGATTTAATTTTAAAGATAAAAGATAAAATAAAACAGGAAATGAATATAAATATTCAATCCGAACAGATTATGCATGAGTTTATGTACCATATTCAATTTATGATTAATAGAATGAAATACGGATTTAAAATAAGAGGTATTGATTGTGAGGAAATAAAAAGTTCTAACTCTGTTGCATATACAGTGGCAGAAGTTGCAGCTAGTGTTATACAAAATGAAGAAAATATAGAGATTTCTAATGAAGAAATAGCTTTAATGTCTGTATATTTCGGAATACTTATAGATAAAAGTAATTTAGAAAAAAATAAAATATATAACATAGCTATAATATGTGGAACAGGAAGAATATCAGCAAGGGTCGTTGAGAGTAATCTAAAGAAGATTATAAAAAATGAAACGGTGATGGATCTTTACTCGGACAGTAATATTGATTCTGAAATCTTAGATAAATACGATTTAGTTGTATCTACAGTGAAACTAGATATTGATACAAAGTCAGAAATAATATACATAAAAGATGTACTTGATAGGTCAGAATTAAAAAGAAAGATAGATTTATTGAAGTATAGCGATAATAAGGAGATATCATTTATAAAAGGAATGGACTCTATTATGTTGGGAATACTTGATGAAAATAGATTTTTCGTTTTGGATAAGAACTATAGCTATTCGGAAAACGTTAATATGATGATAGATATTTTAGAAAATGAAGGACATCTTGATGCTGGATTCAAAGAGAGAATAAGAAAAAGAGAAGAAAAATCATCTATGATATTTGAAGATACTGTAGCATTTCCACATACGATAAACTATGCTAGTAAAAATATAGAATTAGCACTTGGAGTTGTACCTGAAAATATGTCTGATAAAAAAGAAAAGGATATAAAATTAGTTTTCCTTTTAGGATTACCGGAAGACGATGGTGACGACACAGTATTAGTAAAGATATACGATGAAATAATAAAAATAGCATCAGATAAAGAATTAGTGGAAGAAATTTCAAAAATAGAGAATTATAAAGATTTATTAATGTATTTCGTAAAATCAAGCGATTTGTTTGGTTAA
- a CDS encoding PTS glucitol/sorbitol transporter subunit IIA: MSLVYENKIIGAGDMVSAFQGEKMFILFGDNAPDTLKDFCYTIDIKDTNKEITVGQILDIDGNKFEITAVGNVAEKNLTSLGHMTVVFDGAKEASLPGSIYVENADMPELKIGTIIKIEG; encoded by the coding sequence ATGAGCTTAGTATATGAAAATAAAATAATAGGTGCAGGAGATATGGTATCTGCATTCCAGGGAGAAAAAATGTTTATATTATTTGGTGATAATGCTCCAGATACATTAAAAGATTTTTGTTACACAATAGATATAAAAGATACAAATAAAGAGATAACTGTAGGTCAGATATTAGATATAGATGGAAATAAATTTGAAATAACAGCTGTAGGAAATGTAGCTGAAAAAAATCTTACTTCTTTAGGACATATGACAGTAGTTTTTGATGGAGCAAAAGAAGCTTCATTACCAGGAAGTATATATGTTGAAAATGCAGATATGCCAGAATTAAAAATAGGTACAATTATAAAAATAGAAGGATAA
- the srlA gene encoding PTS glucitol/sorbitol transporter subunit IIC, translating into MDYIVKFAEGFMGLFNTGAETFVSWVSGIVPQVLLLLIAMNTLINLIGQKRIYKFAKVCTKNPILRYMVLPFVSAFMLGNPMALSMGKFMPERLKPSYYASASYFCHTSSGIFPHINPGEIFIFLGIAKGVETLGLSTTPLALRYLLVGLVCNFLSGWVTDFTTKYVMKQQGIELSNEIKAVE; encoded by the coding sequence ATGGATTATATAGTAAAATTCGCAGAAGGATTTATGGGCCTATTTAATACAGGTGCCGAAACATTTGTATCATGGGTTAGTGGGATAGTTCCACAGGTATTATTACTTTTAATAGCAATGAACACTTTAATAAATTTAATAGGTCAGAAAAGAATATATAAATTTGCAAAAGTTTGTACAAAAAATCCAATATTAAGATATATGGTTTTACCATTTGTATCAGCTTTTATGTTAGGTAACCCAATGGCATTATCAATGGGTAAATTTATGCCAGAAAGATTAAAACCAAGCTATTATGCATCAGCAAGTTACTTCTGCCATACTTCAAGTGGTATATTCCCACACATAAATCCTGGGGAAATATTCATATTCTTAGGGATAGCAAAAGGTGTTGAAACATTAGGATTAAGTACAACACCACTTGCATTACGTTATTTATTAGTAGGTTTAGTATGTAATTTCCTAAGCGGTTGGGTAACAGATTTTACAACAAAATATGTTATGAAGCAGCAGGGAATAGAATTAAGCAATGAAATAAAAGCAGTTGAATAA
- a CDS encoding transcriptional regulator GutM yields the protein MNFWFLLISLGVAFVLQFIFASIQIKDFNKNYKRLRKIGRVAIGKYKGAIFAGSIAMFAIDEEEKIIEGVCMSGVSILARFKKFNMLNDENIGNIQKELNLPKPVKKAIENASSNYRRIINGEEIKPEKSPIGKVTDSLKCIATGK from the coding sequence ATGAACTTTTGGTTTTTACTTATAAGTTTAGGTGTAGCATTTGTACTACAATTTATATTTGCATCTATTCAGATAAAAGATTTTAATAAAAATTATAAAAGATTGAGAAAAATAGGAAGAGTTGCAATCGGAAAATATAAAGGAGCTATTTTTGCAGGATCTATAGCTATGTTTGCTATAGATGAAGAAGAAAAAATAATTGAAGGAGTATGTATGTCAGGAGTTAGTATATTAGCTAGATTTAAAAAGTTTAATATGCTAAATGATGAGAATATAGGAAATATACAAAAGGAATTAAATTTACCTAAACCAGTAAAAAAAGCTATAGAAAATGCTTCAAGTAATTATAGACGGATAATAAACGGAGAAGAAATAAAACCAGAAAAAAGTCCAATAGGAAAAGTTACTGATTCTTTAAAATGTATAGCTACTGGGAAATAA
- a CDS encoding HPr family phosphocarrier protein, translating to MITKDIVVNTIGGIHVGIAVRIKTIIQNREERVFIKYNSEVVNCKNVLKVVALNIMHGQMITLMVDGINEEEVLEKIEKIIT from the coding sequence ATGATAACTAAAGACATTGTAGTTAATACAATAGGTGGAATTCATGTTGGAATTGCAGTTAGGATAAAGACTATAATACAAAATAGAGAAGAACGAGTTTTTATAAAGTACAATTCAGAAGTTGTCAACTGTAAAAATGTATTAAAGGTTGTAGCCTTAAATATAATGCATGGTCAGATGATAACTTTAATGGTGGACGGAATCAATGAAGAAGAAGTACTAGAAAAAATAGAAAAAATAATAACATAA
- a CDS encoding SDR family oxidoreductase, with product MSNSWLDLENKVVIVTGGASGIGKHICKQLKEVGANVVVSDLSVETEELDGVFNVKCDITKKASVDEMAKLVVEKYGKIDALVNNAGVNLPRLLVDFRGERPEYELNEKDFDFMVNVNQKGLFLCTQAVVRYMIKEGKGTIVNITSEAGMEGSAGQSCYSATKGAVNGFTRSWAKELGPKGIRVVGVAPGINEPTGLTSPAYNEALAYTRGVKPDQLSTDYAKVIPLGRPGKLDDIGNLVTYLVSERSSYISGTTINISGGKSRG from the coding sequence ATGAGCAATTCATGGTTAGATTTAGAAAACAAGGTTGTAATAGTAACAGGAGGAGCATCTGGAATAGGTAAACATATCTGTAAACAGCTAAAAGAAGTTGGAGCAAATGTGGTTGTATCTGATTTAAGTGTTGAAACAGAGGAACTAGATGGTGTATTCAATGTAAAATGCGATATAACTAAAAAGGCTAGTGTTGATGAAATGGCTAAATTAGTTGTTGAAAAATACGGAAAAATAGATGCACTAGTAAATAATGCAGGTGTAAATTTACCAAGACTTTTAGTAGATTTTAGAGGTGAAAGACCAGAATACGAATTAAATGAAAAAGATTTTGACTTTATGGTAAATGTAAATCAGAAAGGTTTATTCCTTTGTACACAGGCAGTAGTTAGATACATGATTAAAGAAGGAAAAGGAACAATAGTAAATATAACTTCTGAAGCAGGTATGGAAGGTTCTGCAGGACAGAGCTGCTACTCAGCAACAAAAGGTGCTGTAAATGGATTTACAAGATCTTGGGCTAAAGAATTAGGACCAAAAGGTATAAGAGTAGTTGGAGTAGCTCCTGGAATAAATGAACCAACAGGATTAACTTCTCCAGCATATAATGAAGCATTAGCGTATACAAGAGGTGTAAAACCAGATCAGTTAAGTACTGACTATGCAAAAGTAATACCTCTAGGAAGACCAGGAAAATTAGATGATATAGGAAACTTAGTAACATACTTAGTATCAGAAAGATCATCATATATATCTGGTACCACAATTAATATATCAGGTGGTAAATCAAGAGGCTAA
- the srlE gene encoding PTS glucitol/sorbitol transporter subunit IIB, with protein sequence MSEYRAIKVSKGSGGFGGPLTVKPTEEKNVLLYITGGGAKPDIVDKIVELTGCTPVNGFKTSVPEEEIFMVIIDCGGTLRCGIYPQKRIPTINVMPVGKSGPLAKFITEDIYVSAVGLDEIELAEDVPVKENTEKEEAKEERKFKYSADKKVSQTMAESGKPNIITKIGMGAGKVVNTFYQAARDAVQTVINTILPFMGFVALLIGIIQGSGIGDVFAKVMIPLAGNGIGLVILGFICSIPFLSVLLGPGAVIAQVIGTLIGVEIGKGNIAPSLALPALFAINTQCACDFIPVGLGLAEAEAETVEVGVPAVLYSRFLTGVPRVLIAWAASIGLYS encoded by the coding sequence ATGTCAGAATATAGAGCAATAAAAGTTTCAAAAGGTAGCGGTGGATTTGGTGGACCTCTAACAGTGAAACCAACAGAAGAAAAAAATGTATTATTATATATAACTGGTGGAGGAGCAAAACCAGATATAGTAGATAAAATAGTTGAATTAACAGGATGTACTCCAGTAAATGGATTTAAAACATCTGTGCCAGAAGAAGAGATATTTATGGTTATAATAGACTGTGGTGGAACTTTGAGATGTGGTATATATCCACAGAAAAGAATACCTACAATAAATGTTATGCCAGTTGGTAAATCAGGACCTCTAGCAAAATTCATAACAGAAGATATATATGTATCAGCAGTAGGTTTAGATGAAATAGAATTAGCAGAAGATGTGCCTGTTAAAGAGAATACAGAAAAAGAAGAAGCTAAGGAAGAAAGAAAATTCAAATATAGTGCGGATAAAAAAGTTTCTCAGACTATGGCTGAATCAGGAAAGCCTAATATAATAACAAAAATAGGTATGGGAGCTGGTAAAGTAGTAAATACTTTCTATCAGGCAGCTAGAGATGCAGTTCAGACAGTAATAAATACAATACTTCCTTTTATGGGATTTGTTGCACTTTTAATAGGTATAATACAGGGATCAGGAATAGGTGATGTATTCGCAAAGGTAATGATACCACTAGCAGGTAATGGAATAGGATTAGTAATATTAGGATTTATATGTTCTATACCATTCTTATCAGTTCTTTTAGGACCAGGTGCCGTTATAGCTCAGGTTATAGGGACTTTAATAGGTGTTGAAATAGGTAAAGGAAATATAGCACCAAGCTTAGCATTACCAGCATTATTTGCAATAAATACTCAGTGTGCATGTGACTTTATACCGGTTGGTTTAGGTCTTGCAGAAGCTGAAGCAGAAACAGTTGAAGTTGGTGTTCCAGCGGTATTATATTCAAGATTCTTAACAGGTGTTCCAAGAGTATTAATAGCTTGGGCAGCTAGTATAGGTCTTTATAGCTAA
- a CDS encoding gamma carbonic anhydrase family protein, which produces MIKSFCGIEPQIEESVYVSESADIIGKVKIGKNSSVWYNAVVRGDDEEIIIGENTNIQDGSVLHGEEKTIIGNNVTVGHRAIVHGAKIGDNSLIGMGAIVLDGAEIGEHCLVGAGALVTSNKKFEDGMLIIGSPAKAIRPLTDEEKKNLEKSADLYVKTAEEHK; this is translated from the coding sequence ATGATAAAATCATTTTGCGGTATAGAACCACAGATAGAAGAATCTGTATATGTATCAGAGTCTGCTGATATTATAGGAAAAGTAAAAATAGGTAAAAACTCTAGTGTCTGGTATAATGCTGTTGTTAGAGGTGATGATGAAGAAATAATCATCGGAGAAAACACTAATATACAGGATGGCTCAGTACTACATGGAGAAGAAAAAACTATAATAGGAAATAATGTAACAGTTGGACATAGAGCAATTGTTCATGGTGCTAAAATAGGAGATAATTCTTTAATAGGAATGGGAGCTATAGTTTTAGACGGTGCAGAAATAGGTGAGCATTGTTTAGTTGGAGCAGGAGCATTAGTTACATCAAATAAGAAGTTTGAAGATGGTATGCTTATAATAGGATCACCTGCAAAAGCAATAAGACCATTAACTGATGAAGAAAAGAAAAATTTAGAAAAAAGTGCAGATTTATATGTAAAAACTGCAGAAGAACATAAATAA
- the scfB gene encoding thioether cross-link-forming SCIFF peptide maturase, with amino-acid sequence MSMIHKYSMNGYNIVLDVNGGSVHVVDDAAYRVLDFYKENTKEETVELLKDEFTKEQVEEAWDEIANLEEEGLLYTEDNYQFHPAFVHREPVVKALCLNVAHDCNLKCKYCFAKQGNFGGKPELMSFEVGKRALDFLVANSGSRRNLDIDFFGGEPLMNFEVVKQLVEYGRSIEKEHGKNMRFTITTNGLLLNDEIIDYINENMHNVVLSLDGRKAVNDNMRMTINDKGSYDVIVPKMQKLVEKRPKDKYYYVRGTFTRENLDFSKDILHFRDLGFELTSVEPVVDDESNPFALRKEDLPQIFDEYERFAAELADRQLAGDKFKFFHFMVDLTQGPCVIKRITGCGAGNEYLSITPNGDIYPCHQFVGQEEYIMGNIMDEKIEFPEDLQKMFRDAHVYNKEECKKCWNKFYCSGGCHANALNFNGDINKPYDLGCEMQRKRTECAIMIQAKLMMEGQDNE; translated from the coding sequence ATGAGTATGATACATAAATATTCAATGAATGGATACAACATAGTACTAGATGTTAATGGTGGATCTGTTCATGTTGTAGATGATGCTGCGTATAGAGTGTTAGATTTCTACAAAGAAAATACTAAAGAAGAGACAGTTGAATTATTAAAAGATGAATTTACTAAAGAGCAGGTTGAAGAAGCTTGGGATGAAATAGCTAACTTAGAAGAAGAAGGACTTCTTTATACAGAAGATAACTATCAGTTCCACCCAGCTTTTGTTCACAGAGAACCAGTAGTAAAAGCACTTTGTTTAAATGTTGCACACGATTGTAACTTAAAATGTAAATATTGCTTTGCTAAACAGGGGAACTTCGGTGGAAAACCTGAATTAATGAGCTTTGAAGTAGGTAAGAGAGCGTTAGATTTCCTAGTTGCTAATTCAGGAAGCAGAAGAAATCTTGATATAGACTTCTTCGGTGGAGAACCACTAATGAACTTTGAAGTTGTAAAACAGTTAGTAGAATACGGAAGAAGTATAGAAAAAGAACATGGTAAAAATATGAGATTTACTATAACTACTAATGGGCTATTATTAAATGATGAAATAATAGACTACATAAATGAAAATATGCACAATGTTGTACTTAGCTTAGACGGAAGAAAAGCAGTAAATGACAACATGAGAATGACTATAAACGACAAAGGAAGCTATGATGTAATAGTTCCTAAAATGCAGAAATTAGTAGAAAAAAGACCAAAAGATAAATATTACTACGTAAGAGGTACTTTCACTAGAGAAAACTTAGACTTCTCAAAAGATATACTTCACTTTAGAGATTTAGGATTTGAACTTACTTCTGTTGAGCCAGTTGTAGACGATGAATCAAATCCATTCGCATTAAGAAAAGAAGACTTACCACAGATATTTGATGAATATGAAAGATTTGCAGCTGAATTAGCTGATAGACAGTTAGCTGGAGATAAATTTAAATTCTTCCACTTTATGGTAGATTTAACACAGGGACCATGTGTAATAAAAAGAATAACTGGATGTGGTGCAGGTAATGAATACCTATCAATAACTCCAAATGGAGATATATACCCATGTCATCAGTTCGTTGGACAGGAAGAATATATAATGGGTAATATAATGGATGAAAAAATAGAATTCCCAGAAGATCTTCAGAAAATGTTCAGAGATGCTCACGTATATAATAAAGAAGAATGTAAAAAATGTTGGAATAAATTCTACTGTTCAGGTGGATGTCATGCAAATGCATTAAACTTCAATGGAGATATAAACAAACCATATGATTTAGGTTGTGAAATGCAGAGAAAACGTACTGAATGTGCAATAATGATACAGGCTAAATTAATGATGGAAGGTCAGGATAACGAATAA
- a CDS encoding RidA family protein, with protein sequence MKHEVIHTNNAPAALGPYSQAIKAGNLLFLSGQVPLDPETMTVVEGGIKEQATRSLTNIKNVLAEAGADFSNVVKTTVFIKDMNEFNDLNEVYAEFFGENKPARSCVEVARLPKDVKVEIELIAVL encoded by the coding sequence ATGAAACACGAAGTAATACATACTAACAATGCTCCTGCAGCTTTAGGACCATATTCTCAGGCTATAAAAGCAGGAAACTTATTATTCTTATCAGGACAGGTTCCACTAGACCCAGAAACAATGACAGTTGTTGAAGGTGGAATAAAAGAACAGGCAACTAGATCTTTAACTAACATAAAAAATGTATTAGCTGAAGCTGGTGCAGACTTCTCTAACGTTGTTAAAACTACAGTTTTCATAAAAGACATGAACGAATTCAATGACTTAAATGAAGTTTACGCTGAATTCTTCGGTGAAAACAAACCAGCTAGATCTTGTGTAGAAGTAGCTAGATTACCAAAAGACGTTAAAGTTGAAATAGAATTAATAGCAGTTTTATAA
- the ilvA gene encoding threonine ammonia-lyase, whose amino-acid sequence MLQVTLEDVKQARETIKDIVKKTDVLESTKLSEKTGAHVYYKCENLQKTGSFKVRGACNKIANLTEEEKARGVIAASAGNHAQGVALGAKLTGIKATIAMPATAPLAKVSATKGYGAEVVLNGTVYDDAYAKAVEVQKETGATFLHPFNDKYVIAGQGTLALEFFEQLDNKVDTVLCPIGGGGIVAGVAVVAKALNPNCKVIGVQTANIPSMKESFQNGEVTSAFNAPTIADGIAVKTPGDLTFDIIKELVDDVVVVEEDEIAQAILFMMESQKIVSEGAGAVSTAALLSGKYKPEAGENVVCVVSGGNVDVNTLYRIIGVALAKEGRRVSLKVNMNDKPGNFTKVTSIISEAGANILSANQGSLASGDSLTEQSAEFILETLDFDHIKRVKSAIVEAGFCVKEI is encoded by the coding sequence ATGTTACAGGTTACTTTAGAAGATGTAAAACAGGCAAGAGAAACTATAAAAGATATAGTTAAAAAGACTGACGTTTTAGAAAGTACAAAATTAAGCGAAAAAACTGGTGCTCATGTTTACTATAAATGTGAAAACCTACAGAAAACTGGATCTTTCAAAGTTAGAGGTGCATGTAATAAAATAGCAAATCTTACTGAAGAAGAAAAAGCAAGAGGAGTTATAGCAGCATCTGCAGGAAACCATGCACAGGGTGTTGCACTTGGAGCAAAATTAACAGGAATAAAAGCTACTATAGCAATGCCAGCTACTGCACCATTAGCAAAAGTTAGTGCAACTAAAGGATACGGAGCAGAAGTTGTATTAAACGGTACAGTTTACGATGATGCATATGCTAAAGCAGTAGAAGTACAGAAAGAAACAGGAGCTACTTTCCTACATCCATTCAATGATAAGTATGTAATAGCTGGTCAGGGTACTTTAGCACTAGAATTCTTTGAACAGTTAGATAACAAAGTAGACACAGTATTATGCCCAATAGGTGGTGGGGGAATAGTTGCTGGTGTAGCAGTAGTTGCAAAAGCATTAAACCCTAATTGTAAAGTTATAGGTGTTCAGACAGCTAATATACCTTCAATGAAGGAATCATTCCAGAATGGAGAAGTTACATCTGCATTCAATGCACCTACAATAGCCGATGGTATAGCAGTTAAAACTCCTGGAGATTTAACATTTGATATAATAAAAGAATTAGTTGATGATGTTGTTGTAGTAGAAGAAGATGAAATAGCACAGGCTATATTATTTATGATGGAAAGTCAGAAAATAGTATCAGAAGGTGCTGGTGCGGTTTCAACAGCAGCTTTATTAAGCGGAAAATATAAACCAGAAGCTGGAGAAAATGTAGTATGTGTAGTATCTGGTGGTAATGTAGACGTTAACACACTATACAGAATAATAGGTGTTGCTTTAGCTAAAGAAGGTAGAAGAGTTAGCTTAAAAGTTAATATGAACGATAAACCAGGTAACTTCACAAAAGTTACTAGCATAATAAGTGAAGCAGGAGCTAATATACTATCAGCAAATCAGGGAAGCCTAGCATCTGGAGACAGTTTAACTGAACAGTCTGCTGAATTTATACTTGAAACATTAGACTTTGATCATATTAAGAGAGTAAAATCAGCAATAGTTGAAGCTGGATTCTGCGTAAAAGAAATATAA